The Oryza brachyantha chromosome 7, ObraRS2, whole genome shotgun sequence genomic interval GCGATCTGGACAGTAGACACGGTTATCCTTAGCCACTTGACAAACACTATACAACCTTTCTAGCACATGGCTATGACAGTGACCAGCCATCCCAGCTAAAGAAATGGTTTACACCAAAAACATACTCCATCCTAATGATAGTGCGGCCATACATTACACCGTAATGGGCAGTTTAGCACTCATTAGCACCAAAAGGCagatatttttcatcttacaAATCCTTTTACCTACTCCTACTGTTATACTACTTACCCTTGTCTACAGTTACATTCCAACCATTGGATTTCTAGTAGCAACCCAATGTTAGATCTAGGCCAATTTACGCAAATTCTACACTTTGCAACCTATAAAGTAATTATGCAAATCCACTATTTCTGCATTTGGCACGCACAACCTCTAAAGAAGTATGGGGTAGCAAGTAGCAACAAGAATGTCCTAAATCGCAACGAACAAGAACACAATTAGGGACAAGCAAGAAGAGAGCATATACCAGCCATGTCTTCTTCAAGGCCGAGGGTGAGCGCGAGGCGCGGCATTTGTCGGCGCCAGGAGAAGCTGACCACGATCCTGCGGTAAAGCCCCCGGTCCTCCCTCTCCGCCACGGCGAAGGTCGCCACGTGCTGCAGGAAGGCGTGGGCGTCCGGCGGCTTGgtccactccactccacccttgcgctccgccgcctccttccacTCCCTCGCCatctcgcgcgcgcgctcaCGCGCCGCCCGCGGCACCAGTGGCCTGGCCGCCCCAATCTCCGGGTCCGGGTCGGCCAgcgccggcaccgccgcctccaggATGAGCACGCACGCCCAGGCCAGGTCGGTGGGGTTCTTCACCTCGCGGCGGTCCACCGGGAacacgtcggcgacggcgtccaTGACGAACTTGGCCGGATCCACGCAGCGCTTGAGCGCGGGGGGCATCTCCACCCGCAGCGCGTCCACCTCCTTCCGCCGCGCGACCACGAACCCGAAGAACCCCGCGGAGTCCATCCTGGCGCACAGCGCCCTCAGGCTCTCGGCGAccccggccgcctcctcgggcggcgccgccgcttcagcggcggccgcggcggcgagcccgtCCTCCAGGCGCTCGAGCGCGCGGGAGACCGACCCCTCGATGGACTCCTCCCGGCGCCGGAGCGCCTCCATGCCCCGCGAcgcccgcgcctccgccgcgcgccgcttGTGCCTGAGCGAGTCCGACCGCGCCGCCAGCCCGCGCTCCAGCGACGAGAAGTGCTCCTCCAGCTGCCTGTACAGCCTCGTGCAGCTCgccagcagctgctgctgccgctccaGCTCCGCGAACCCGGCGCTCACCGCCAtcgccccctccccctccgcctccccctccgccgccggcgaggccatgGGGgcccccctccgccgccgcctcgaaaACCCTAGCTCGCAATTCCTCGGCGGCGATTGCGTCGCGCGTGGGAGGGGaaagcgagagagagagagggggggggggaggtgGGAATAAAGAGTGGGTGGGTGGAGGGAGCGGGCCAATGGGGACGCGACGCGTGGCGGTTGCGCCACTGTAAAGTGGTCGCCGCGGCGGGACCAGCCGACGCGAGGGGGGAAGGCGCACGTAGATTACAGGTGGGGCCGTGGTCATGTGGGGCCTGGATGTCAGTGACTGGGGTGGGGTGAGGTCGGCGTGAGGGTTCGGGTTGGCGGGAGTGGGGGGTGGGGATGGCGGGAATCGTGCGGGCTGGGTGCACCCCGAGAGCGTACACGGGAACTTCGTCTTTTGTGGCTGCGTTGTTCGTTATCGATGGCTGCCGACGCTGCCTGCAAAGTGCAAGGCAGCAACCAACCACCACCCCCTTCTACAATAGCCACATGAAGTGATGGTTGCTAGtactatcattttttttataaaaaaaatgtcccCTAAGCAAACTTAGCTTTCGTAAATAAAACGGTAAACAAAAATTCTCGCTCCACTCGCTGTGTTAcgattttcaaataataagaACGTaattctccaaaaaaaataaagtgtggAGTAACAAAGTAGTTTTACAAAAGAACAAGGCATATTTATCTCTAAGATTTTCTTAGTATTAGGTATTGCGAGCTATCTCTATAATACGAAAGCTGGGCAGATTCATTGGCCAGAAATGTGCCACGTGTCACTGCGTGCTGCTGAGAAAATGTGCTCCCTGTCAACTCACGATCGGACACTCACCCAAGCACAAATGCTACACTCaacctgctctctctctccatcgtGCGGGCAGGAACCTTCCAGCTCACTCGCACCATGCTATTGTGTCACCGCTCCGTTGTCGCCGGTGCTACTCGCACGTGTCGCCGCACCGCACCAGCGTTCAGCGTTCACCGTATGGTTTCACAATTGTTTTagaattaattcaaatttgaatcttAGAATAAACATAATTCATTTTAAATCTGATTTGAGCGAAACTTGAacctaaatttatctaaattcatgaCCTTCCCGGCGGTATTAGTATTTATGAAGAAATTGATATCCAATGGTTAAGCAATAGTAAACCTAAAAATGtattactatctccgtttcgtaatgtaagatgtttgaatttttcggttataatatttgaccattcgtcttattcaaaaatttagtacaaatataaaaaatatcaagtcgtgcttaaagttcttttgataataaagtaagtcataagtaaaataaatgatatttccacaacttttgaataagacaaatggtaaacattgcaacaaaaaattaaaacatcttacattatgaaatggagggagtaataaataaaataggtgTTATACATTAAACTAGGTATGGGAATAACTGTCTCaacatgtattttaaaatgtaaatcCATTTTGAGTAATTCTTGAACCATTGTCCTCCCAATggtatataatttgtaatttgatcatattttattcataaattaaatatttggttAGCTtcatatatgattaatatatttttaattcctcATGGCAAAACTCCACGGTTAAAATGTGGTGGTACAGGCGAGATGCACCCAATTGATACAATAATACATTCTAAAACACATcaatctttattaaaaaaataataaaggtattaattataaatttatggttaCAATCACTAATAACTAAATTGTCCATTTATAATTACGCGCAGCAACGCTGCGCGTTCTTTCTAGTACAAATCTAAAGATCtggttttttttagataaatcattttattctcattttaattaaaacatgatTTTCTAACCACATTGATTTAACTTACAAACTTTGATATACTTATTGCATATGCCTGGGTTTGCTcatgttttagaaaatatgtgGTCCGTTATTACGAGTAAAGATGGTAGTAAGTAACCAGTAAATAGAATAGTTAACTGTACCTACCTCTACTCCTTTAGAggtttgatcaaaatttacatatatcgGTTATCGTAATTCATAACACATTATGATTTTTACCTTTAAATAACGGAATGGTATATTATTGGTGCTAACTTCAACTTGAGCTAGTCACTTTTGATTGCACGTTTAGAAGTGTGACCTAGATCAATTGATTGGAGTTGATAATGATGGTTGCATTCATGATTACTACATCCAATTTCAGGAGGATTATTCCCACAGATGCACACGCCCACATGCATTTGGACCATTAATAATGAGAATCTTCTTGATCTTAGACAGCACACATCTGCTTAGAAACAGTTAAGTTGCGGCTTCTAAATCTTTTTTGAGATGTGATGTAGCTCACGCATTAACAATAAGGGTTCCTTTGGAATgaatttcaaaagaaatttgaatgatttTGATccttaggatttttttttgcgtaGTTTCTAAAAGCTTCAGTGAAAAATCAGCATTATCTCTGAGGTCTTCCAAATATGCCTCGATTTTGTTTGATTGCTGCTTGTCAGCAAACATGCCAACTGGGCCCCACGGCCCACAATCTCTCTTCTTGCCCTGCTCGATCAACCTGTCGTCATCGGTCATCAGCCCAAGCCCATCAAAGCTTCACAAataccaatttttttattttttttaaacatttttaataaataattttattattaaatctcGAGAGAATATTTCCGTcagatgaaccttttggccaccaTCAATATTGACGTGGCAAAACAACTCTATCACGCAAAGTTTTTAGCGTGGCGGGCCATTGTCAGTGGCATGGCAGCATTTTCTTGCTTGCCATGCCAGTGACACTGTCAGTGGCAAGCCTGCCACACCAACCACGctgcgtggcagcgttgtcttaCCACTTCATCAACACTGTCGTGCTAAAAGGTTCAtccggtgaaaatattttctcccgagatttagtataaaattatttattaaaaatgtttaaaaaaattccacatATACCCTTCCAAATTATAAcatcatattataagaatGTATTCTTTTGCCAATTTTTTCTCGAATCTtgtctttaattttttgccacaCGTTTCTTAAATGGCTAAACAATCTATtccttttttaatatataaatagacaCATAAGTTCATTatcatatatttctatattagatttttaattctataagatttaatttcatcgttatattattaaatacaacctccgtttcataacgtaagatatttgacttttttggttgcaacgtttgatcatttgtcttattcaaaaatttagtacaaatataaaaaatgataagccatgcttaaagttattttgataaaaaaagcaagtcacaagcaaaataaataatatttccataattttttaaataagacaaatgattaaacattacattataaaatagagggagtagctttcacaaaaccaaatattattttttattttttaagcaacAAAACAACGCTGTCTGCAACTAAATCTTCTAATCTTTTCTTCTACTCTCTTTGCAAGGATAATTAATCAGTGCTCCTGCTAATCATCATCACaggatggcgatggcgattaGGTAGGTAGATTATTTGTTAATGCGATTCCGAGATCAACTTGGCCGGCGACAATGCGAGCAGAATCAGAATAATAATATCACATACGTCAAAGATATTACTACTACTGGAGTATTAGGCCATGCACAATGCTCCTCCGTGGTGTGGAGCTTCAACCGGCCACGGAGGAGAGAGAGCGCCACCAAGGCTGGATGCGTAGCCTAGCAGAGATCCTCACCTCCTTGTGAAGAACCACGCGTCCTCGCCTCGAGCTCGGTGAAGCAACGCTAGGGCAGCGCACTGCACGAACTAGTGTCCTTGCCGTGTGGTCCAGGCGCGCGACGACGCatccgacgccggcgccgacgccctGCGCTCGGTCGACTCGCTCCTCCCGCGGTTGTCGACGCCTCGCGCCTCGCTAGATCCGTGCTTGGCCAACGCCGCTGGCGCCGCACCATGCTCGGCCGATGCGCTCCACCGAcggccgtcgacgccgccccGCGCTCGGTCGACgacgcatccgccgccgccccgcgctcGGTCGACgacgcatccgccgccgccccgcgctcGGCCGACTCGCTCCGCCCAcggccgtcgacgccgcgcgCCCCGCTAGATCCGTTCTCGGCCAACGCCGCTGATGACGCCCCGCGCTCGGCCGCCCTGCTCCGCCCCCGGCCGTAGACGCCGTTGCTGACGCCGCCCCGCGCTTGGCTGGCGGGGAGAGAGAGCGgcagagggagaggaaggaggcggcggtgggagaGAAAGGGGCggcggggagagagaggggagggagaaagGGGTGGCCGGGGAGAGATGGGGTGAGTGGGGAGAGAAGGTCATGGGTCCCACTTAAAGCTGCGGTGAGTCTCATTTTAAATGGCTTGCACGGTAAGATGTGTAGTTTATGGAGTAGCTTCATCTACATGGCATGTGAAAAAGTGCCTCGCATTGTGCATAGCCTTAGTATTGGCCTAGTGCAGAATCTGATGTTACTGGATTTGGAAATATACCTACCTGTACTCCTGGAGGGTGACAGAGCCGGCGATGTGCTGTAGAAGACTAGAAGCTGATAAAAATggaaatattgtttttatcgTTTTTGGTTTCTGCTGCCTCCGTCCCTCCGTCGGTCGTTTTTCAGTTCTtaggtataaatatttttgtgaataataattttattgttacagcaaacgaaaaataatttataaataaaacttttgtatatatatgtttttagcgttcttagcaatctaaaagccagaGCTGAAATATAAagtatgacaaaaaaaaaccccaaatcaactctaaattaatttaaaaattcaaatgttgccttataaatataaatataagtagaagcgaaaacaTGAGtgtgaaaaaatatacataggTAAGgcacatataaaatagatttttatctATTCAATTTTACGATATACTAGAAATAcccatgctttgctatggaattatatacaaaatattatagtttttatgaactatactaatatcacttgtttaaactaaatatgaaCTATTTCATAATATCAGAAAATACCATGGGCTATTTTGCAAAATGTCCTAAAACTAAAATTCGAGAATTGAGcgagaaaatatatctccaacaggtttttaaaaatattcataatatTTACACATACCTAAATTTAACACACTAGTGTCCTACATTTAGGGCAAGAATAGTTGTTTCTAAtagaagttatttatttttagatttcagTTGGAGAAAGCCATAAATTTTAtgcataataattttttatattaaccCAATACAGACTTttagaaatcaaaatattagtattttgTTGGAGATGATCTCAAGCGATGCCCTAGGCTTGTTCACTCTCGCTGTTGCTTCATATCAGTGCCTAAAAATTGGAATTATGGAATGTTAGTAAGCGAACCATGCCATTTTGTTCATGTGATtttcaatatattaatatagcTGCTAATTAAAATGGagaaataaattgttttcttttttatcatacCAGCATTTGTGTTTCGTCTAGAAATACTATAgtgatatatatgtagttttcTCCCATCATACTAGGTTCCACACTGGCACCCCTCTATTTACATCATAGATTTGTCAGTGAAGTCAAAAGTATTCATTCATCCTTGTTTTTTCTACAGATAATTAATGTTTGTACCCCTCCGTTTCTAATTAAATGACGCCGGTTAGTTCAACGTGACGTAAAAAAGGATGGACGGAGTATTTTACTTGGTTTTTAGACTACACCCCTCTTAGGGATGGATGGAGCATAATTTGTGTGTGCATTTCTGTTTACACATTTTGTGGGTATGTTTGGTTCTATTCCCTTGCCAAAATCTAGGTAAATATTGGCATTACCAATTTGTTAGTAGGGTAAAATTAGCCACTTCATCTTTGGATTAGTGCCAATATAAAACCGAATTTTGATTGCATGGTGAAGGCGCTTCTAGAAATGTGACCAAATAGGATATCGACACTACTAATTGTCTGACTCTAATCCAAACTAACATATATACTATTCaggggggtgattgtttggttatttggaaaaaaacaaacgacatatgtacaaataaaaaagtaatttacgataaattttttatatacatgttctttgtaatataaaaaccaagactagaaaataaaatacgacaGAAAAGCCCTAAAttctactctaaattttaaagttgaaaattcaaattttaacttataatcaCACCAAATTCTACATTTATAggattataatataatttatacatgcttgaatctaaacacatgCGCAAACCCTCAGTGGTCTGTCTATTTTTTCAACCTTCATCAGGTAGCCATTGTACTTGCCAGTCCTCACTTCGGATTGCACTAGCACGGTGAGGATAACAAAGGACACGAGGATAGACATTCGAgcgtattatatatattttcgaTTGAGAAAGCTGCTTaagtaaattaaatttggtcCAATATACCGGACATACTCTCCCTCTGGTCAGTTTCGCACATCCCATACATACTATGTCAAAGTCTTATGTTAGTCGGAAGCGCCGTATATTTTCGCTTAAAGAGCATTAGGACCTCTCTCTAAAGTCTAAGCGTAAAACGAAGCCACCCAAAAATTCCCaataaatcttatatattttctcgTATCACTCCAACCCGcttcactttattttttttcaaaaattactccctccatttcctgttataaaaatttttaggttcGCAATATTCATCTATATACCAGTGTATATGTTTCGTAAACATACGTAGATTCATTAAGACATATATCAAAGAAagtcttataaaataaaatagatgaaaaaacaaatatgaaagCTAGAGTCACCTAGTAGCAGAGGCAAACCATTAACTTATTTCCATATTTACCAGTGAAAGACCTAATCTAGTTTCCTCTTATATTTCTTCCGACGCAAAATCTCTCTTTCCCACGCGGccgctcctctcccctcccccctcccctcgaCCCCATCGTCGACCACCCGTACCCTCCTCTGTTTCCCGATCtgcaccgccgcgcctccaccgtctccggcgaggagaaggcggcgcggaccccgcccccgcccccgcccccgcggcCTGGCCTCCTCGCTCGCTCGATCGCACGCGCACGgcttgccggcggcgggtgggcaggtttggcgcggcggcgcggccgaccTTCCTTCCACCTGCCTTCGGTTCGGATCGGATCGAAGGTATCCCCAGTTAGGTTGATGCGCGGGCGTGCGGATTCGATTAACCGGTCgagtttttttcttgttcatcTGGATTTCTTCGATGCGCGGTGGTGATTCGGCGGTAGGTTTGTGTTTTTTGCAGGAGAGAAGATTGGGGCTCTAGGTGGATCCGATGTCCGAGGCTGGGTCCGGCTCTGGCCGGAAGAGGCAGCTGGTACTGGAGTCCAGCGACTCGGAGGCGGATGAGTTCTTCGTCTCGACGCGGCACAAGGATGATGACGGTGCCGCGGGTGCCGCCAATGCTGGTGCCGGCGGCAGAGGAGTTGATGATCGGACTGCGGAGAAGGCGGTTACTCTCAGTCCTGAGAGGATTTCTGGGGTTAAGTATTCAGATGAAGGAGGTTGTGGTTCGGGCAAGAGTAAGGGAGATGAGGTGGGGAGGAGTGGCTCACAACCTGATGTGAAGAGGATCAAAACTGAGGCTGCGCATAGTAGCGGCGGTGGAAATGGTGGAAGTGTGTCAAAGGATGGAAGTGGAACCGGCGGGAAAATGCCACGCCGGGGGTTCCCGACATGGCGATTTGAGAAGCCAGAGGTAAGGGCAGGGCGGGTTCTTGATGAGAAGGGTGCGGTGGAGATGAAGGAAAGCAGTTCCCAAAAGGTCAAGGACCGTGCATTGACTTCAGAGCCACACAAACGTGAGACACCGACGCAATTGAAGATGAAGACTGACCAGGAGGTTATAAGAGTTCAAGGTAAAAGTGGTGTTTTAAAAATCCGGCCGAAGAACAATAAGGTGGCTAAGGAAACTGGTGATGGCAAGATTTTGCCGAAGAATGCTAAGGTGGATGGGGAAACTAGTGATGGCAAGACTCTGTCAAAGAAAGTTAAGGTGGAGGACAATGGTGATGGAAAGATTTTGACAAAGAGTGGTGTTTTAAAGCTTCTTCCAAAGAACAATAAGGTGGTCAAAGAAACCAGCGGTGGCATTCCTCCTACCAAGAACATTAAGGTGGCTGGGGGGACCAGTGACGGCAAGATTCTAGTGAAGAGCAGTAAGGTGGATAGGGAAAGTGGTGATGGCAAGGTGCTGAAGAACTGCATGGTGAATCTAGAAACTAGCGATGGCAAGGTTTCTTCCAGAAACATGAAGGAAGATGTGAAAGTCAACGGTGGCTCTAGACAAGATAAGGAGAAAAATGGCACAATTGATGAGTCCTCAAAACAGTATGCAGTCGGTGAGAAGAGAATTACAGAAAAACTAGTCTCTCCCATCTTGTTGAGGAAAAGTGATCCAAGCGTAGTGGGAATTTCTTTGGGCCAGAGAATGAAACAGCAAAATTCAAAGGTGCAACTGAAGATCACCTCATTAGGCCATCCTAATTTGAAAGATGAgaagaataagaaaaaaagattgcTTGATCATAAAAGGTCACCAGAAAATTTGTCCAAGAAAGCAAAACCAAATGTTACTGATCTTCAGGACACATCTGGGCCAATAAAGAAGGAAAGGGGAGGACCTCGTTACACAATGAAGCAGAAGCTCAGGGGTCAAATAAAGGACATTCTTCTAAACAATGGATGGAAAATTGATCTAAGGCGCAGGAAAagcaaaaattatgaagattcTGTCTATGTTTCTCCACAAGGAACTGGCTATTGGTCAATCACTAAGGCTTATGCTGTGTTCCAAGAGCAGTCTAAAAGTGAAAAGCATGCAGCTAGATCATCTATGCATAACAGTCTTGAACCAGGTGTTGCAGATGTGGCCTGTAATGCCATatcaaaaaatgatttagcAATGCTACAGAGGAATGTGGTGAAAAGGAGGACCAAGAAAGAACTTGACACTTCTaaaaagaagaacaaggaCAGCAGAAGCAGAGACTCTATAGGAACCCTTGCTGGTAGAAGTTCTGGAAGTAAGTACCAACACAGTGGAGATAGGAGATGTGCGCTTCTTGTCCGTGGTAACACTAGCATGGAAGGCAACATGGATGGGTATGTTCTGTATCGATGGAAGCGAACGGTCTTATCATGGATGATAGATATGGGGGTTGTTCCTGAAGATGCAAAGGtcaaatatatgaataagAAGGGATCACGGGCAAGGTTGGAGGGTAGAATTACTAGGGATGGCATTCACTGCGGATGTTGCTCTAAGACTCTCACAGTTGCTAAGTTTGAACTTCATGCTGGTTCAAAAGAGCAGCAGCCGTATGCAAACATCTTTCTGGAAGATGGTGGAGTTACATTGTCACAGTGCTTGCTTGATGCGTGGAAGAAGCAATCAAAATCTGAAAAGAAAGGGTTTTACAAGGTAGATCCTGGTGATGATCCGGATGATGATACTTGTGGCATTTGTGGTGATGGTGGCAATTTGCTCTGCTGCGATAACTGTCCTTCAACTTTTCACTTGGCTTGCTTAGGCATCAAGGtaagcatgcatatatattatatacaggAACACTCATTGTTTTATAGAGGAGAAAGTTCATCCTCTCTTTAGCTCACTCTCTTGTATCAAAACTATTTTAGTTTCTCTGAAAATACACAGGTTACTAATCCCCAGCATATTTAGATTAACAATTACGTGAGAAATGCTATTCACGTAATGTAGTTTCTTATAGCTTCCCTCTTGATTGAGCATGTCAGTTCTTTCCAATAGCTGTTTGCTAGCTATCTAGTATGATATGCTAATTGTTTACATGCATCTCTCAGAGTAACATGTCAATCTTTCAGTGATATTTGCTTTATGCGATTTCTGCTGCAGATGCCCTCTGGTGATTGGCATTGTCGTAGCTGTATATGTAGGTTTTGTGGTTCTTCCCAAGAAACAACATCTTCTGCTGAGCTACTTTCTTGTTCACAGTGTTCAAGGAAATGTAAGGCTCCTGATACGCAAACTCTCTCTCATGCGGGCATGTGCACAAATGTTTCTGTTCTTGGGAGTAtcttaaacaatatttttgcaGATCACCAAGTTTGTGCACCTGGAACCATGAAAGACTCTGTTCAAGCTGAGTCCAGTTCCTCAACTGATTGCTATTGCAGCCCAGGATGTAGAAAGGTACCATACgttagataattattttaccacttatttatttgttatggGGAAATGATGATCTTGTTTGCCATTGGGTCTGCATCAGGTTGTTTTGTTGGTCACTAGGTAGCTCCACCTTCAGTCTTATTCTTATAGTAAAACACATCCCTGCAAGTTTATGCTACAAATGATCAGCACTTAACATTACCTTGCTCATGATATATTAGCATCCCACAACAAATTGGACCAAGTTTAAGCTTGCACTGTTTTCCGTCAGAGGTGTTATATACACATCTCTACCTGGTTAGTGCCCATTAATTCAGTGAAATGATGCTCTGATTGCGTTCTTTTGTGGGGAATCTATCACATGCTGCATCGCCCAGAGGTGCTGGAATCTGTACACATGGACATGGGCACCTGGGTTTGCGCCCATTAATCTAGTTGAAGTGATATTCTTCTGCTTGCACTCAGCAGCTATGATGCATGTTGTGCAGGTCAACCCAGAACTTCGGGGGTCTCCTTTATGTGG includes:
- the LOC102700914 gene encoding uncharacterized protein LOC102700914 isoform X2, yielding MSEAGSGSGRKRQLVLESSDSEADEFFVSTRHKDDDGAAGAANAGAGGRGVDDRTAEKAVTLSPERISGVKYSDEGGCGSGKSKGDEVGRSGSQPDVKRIKTEAAHSSGGGNGGSVSKDGSGTGGKMPRRGFPTWRFEKPEVRAGRVLDEKGAVEMKESSSQKVKDRALTSEPHKRETPTQLKMKTDQEVIRVQGKSGVLKIRPKNNKVAKETGDGKILPKNAKVDGETSDGKTLSKKVKVEDNGDGKILTKSGVLKLLPKNNKVVKETSGGIPPTKNIKVAGGTSDGKILVKSSKVDRESGDGKVLKNCMVNLETSDGKVSSRNMKEDVKVNGGSRQDKEKNGTIDESSKQYAVGEKRITEKLVSPILLRKSDPSVVGISLGQRMKQQNSKVQLKITSLGHPNLKDEKNKKKRLLDHKRSPENLSKKAKPNVTDLQDTSGPIKKERGGPRYTMKQKLRGQIKDILLNNGWKIDLRRRKSKNYEDSVYVSPQGTGYWSITKAYAVFQEQSKSEKHAARSSMHNSLEPGVADVACNAISKNDLAMLQRNVVKRRTKKELDTSKKKNKDSRSRDSIGTLAGRSSGSKYQHSGDRRCALLVRGNTSMEGNMDGYVLYRWKRTVLSWMIDMGVVPEDAKVKYMNKKGSRARLEGRITRDGIHCGCCSKTLTVAKFELHAGSKEQQPYANIFLEDGGVTLSQCLLDAWKKQSKSEKKGFYKVDPGDDPDDDTCGICGDGGNLLCCDNCPSTFHLACLGIKMPSGDWHCRSCICRFCGSSQETTSSAELLSCSQCSRKYHQVCAPGTMKDSVQAESSSSTDCYCSPGCRKIYKHLRKLLGVKNAIEAGFSWSLVRCSPDNIAAPPKKKDHLIYCNSKTAVAFSVMDECFLPRIDERSGINIIHNVVYNCGSDFNRLNFSKFYTFILERGDEVISAATVRIHGTDLAEMPFIGTRGMYRHQGMCHRLLNAIESALSSLNVRRLVIPAIPELQNTWTSVFGFKPVEPSKRQKIKSLNMLIIHGTGLLEKRLLATGTMNQKTTTVNDKMDAQTHGEATGSQTPVHTSCELLVGDDPDIKHHDHSHPLVGSSEGLTSNMPLVPEETTPELTSPSLDVVNLHTVPGVEDSMRCMPEAENTQEMKNAETDATLNAEKVAAEQKSEDKSNSRHIFSSAIAVTVNPSSCSSYETGKDENCTSSEPFVEAVLVSDRPEPSIACHFTNQEDKNSSVVPVDMTVPLATMAGNPDNHELNAVFTVCDIQNSVEVKGLEDNTDIVNDGSINVYATEDETSVGGVANTFVATTEYPNDSAADLEVSLVRSIQQKDEDIMEKSACATKDQTLAGSVANNFVATAEDHSGSVVDLGVSTEISIQQKTEVIKDKSVSLLPDLIHSSMSKAMPEKLNRTKSTESDNVETKDTAIEGVTVENFSEADITISAVGMSNDICGEVMAKPNLTCGDSQLRGEDGIYKNSMEDDLASREPVNA